A stretch of Flavobacterium sp. N2270 DNA encodes these proteins:
- a CDS encoding YceI family protein codes for MNNLKTIALSLVALVSFTVNAQTKKIDTKKSNIHWIGKKVTGQHDGTIALKAGALVFKGNKLAGGNFIVDMTTINTTDLDGGMKEKLDGHLKSDDFFGTEKFKTANLVFKTIADKGNNNYTVTADLTIKGITNPISFDMNVNGKVATTKLIVDRTKYDIKYKSGNFFENLGDKTIYDDFELEVTLNF; via the coding sequence ATGAACAACTTAAAAACAATTGCATTATCGCTAGTAGCATTGGTTTCTTTTACTGTAAATGCACAAACTAAAAAAATTGACACTAAGAAAAGTAATATTCACTGGATTGGGAAAAAAGTTACTGGTCAACATGATGGAACTATCGCTTTAAAAGCTGGAGCTCTAGTATTTAAAGGAAATAAATTAGCTGGTGGAAACTTTATTGTAGATATGACTACAATTAATACTACTGATTTAGATGGTGGAATGAAAGAAAAATTAGATGGACATTTAAAATCTGATGATTTCTTTGGAACAGAAAAATTTAAAACAGCTAATCTAGTTTTTAAAACTATTGCAGATAAAGGAAATAACAATTATACAGTAACTGCAGATTTAACAATTAAAGGAATTACAAATCCAATTTCTTTTGATATGAATGTTAACGGTAAAGTTGCAACAACTAAGTTAATAGTAGACAGAACAAAATATGATATCAAATATAAATCTGGAAACTTCTTTGAAAATTTAGGAGACAAAACTATTTATGATGATTTCGAATTAGAAGTGACTTTAAACTTCTAA
- a CDS encoding anthranilate synthase component II translates to MKIVVIDNYDSFTYNLVHYLEDLNAEVTVFRNDEFELDELEKFDKILLSPGPGIPSEAGLLKDVIKKFAPTKSIFGVCLGLQAIGEVFGGTLTNLEKVYHGVATKVTQTEDDFIFNDLPKETEVGRYHSWVVSTENLPEDLIITSVDENGQIMSMKHKTYDVRGVQYHPESVLTPNGKKILENWLKN, encoded by the coding sequence ATGAAAATAGTAGTCATAGACAATTACGATAGTTTTACTTATAATTTAGTCCATTATTTAGAAGATTTGAATGCAGAAGTTACTGTTTTCCGTAACGATGAATTTGAATTAGATGAATTAGAAAAATTCGATAAAATATTACTATCTCCAGGTCCAGGAATTCCTAGTGAAGCAGGTTTATTGAAAGATGTAATTAAAAAGTTTGCACCCACAAAAAGCATCTTTGGGGTTTGTTTAGGTTTACAAGCCATTGGTGAAGTCTTTGGTGGGACTTTAACCAACTTAGAAAAAGTCTATCATGGTGTAGCTACAAAAGTCACGCAAACTGAAGACGATTTTATTTTCAATGATTTACCAAAAGAAACCGAAGTAGGTCGTTATCATTCTTGGGTGGTTTCAACTGAAAACCTTCCAGAAGATTTAATCATAACTAGTGTCGATGAAAACGGTCAAATTATGTCGATGAAACATAAAACTTATGATGTTCGTGGTGTGCAATATCATCCTGAAAGTGTCTTAACTCCAAATGGCAAAAAAATATTAGAAAATTGGCTTAAGAATTAG
- the trpC gene encoding indole-3-glycerol phosphate synthase TrpC, with translation MNILDKIITDKKREVDLKKSIIPVSQLEASVLFNGRTNSMAKLLKNSLSGIITEHKRRSPSKSVINNNHSVEDVVLGYQNAGACGISVLTDGKYFGGSLDDLLLAKASVSIPLLRKEFVIDEYQILEAKANGADVILLIAAVLTRKEIKKLSEFAQSLALEVLLEVHNHEELEKSIMPSLDMIGVNNRNLKTFEVSLDYSKELANQIPDDFVKVSESGISSVEAVKDLQKFGYQGFLMGEHFMKTDNPGVEAKKFIHQLTR, from the coding sequence ATGAATATTTTAGATAAAATCATAACCGACAAAAAAAGAGAAGTTGATCTAAAGAAAAGCATCATTCCTGTTTCCCAATTGGAAGCTTCTGTTTTATTTAATGGTAGAACAAATTCAATGGCCAAATTGCTAAAAAACAGTTTGTCAGGAATTATAACAGAACACAAACGTCGATCTCCTTCAAAATCAGTGATTAACAACAATCATTCTGTGGAAGATGTAGTTTTGGGCTATCAAAATGCTGGTGCTTGTGGAATTTCAGTTTTAACAGATGGAAAATATTTTGGTGGAAGTTTAGATGATTTATTGTTAGCCAAAGCTTCTGTAAGCATTCCATTATTGCGAAAAGAATTTGTGATTGATGAATATCAAATACTTGAAGCCAAAGCCAATGGTGCTGATGTAATCTTATTAATTGCAGCTGTTTTAACTCGTAAAGAAATTAAAAAATTATCTGAATTCGCACAAAGTTTAGCTTTAGAAGTTTTATTAGAAGTGCATAATCATGAAGAATTAGAAAAGTCTATTATGCCCAGTTTAGACATGATTGGTGTCAACAATAGAAATCTAAAAACCTTTGAAGTAAGTTTGGATTATAGTAAAGAATTAGCCAATCAAATTCCAGATGATTTTGTAAAAGTTTCAGAAAGTGGCATAAGTTCTGTTGAAGCAGTAAAAGATTTGCAAAAATTTGGCTATCAAGGTTTTTTAATGGGAGAACATTTTATGAAAACCGATAATCCGGGCGTTGAAGCAAAAAAATTTATTCATCAACTAACTCGTTAA
- a CDS encoding phosphoribosylanthranilate isomerase: MKNVKLKICGMKYPENIQEIAALKPDYLGFIFWDQSIRKMDFETLPKIPLNIKKVGVFVDESIHEIFSKINQFKLDAVQLHGNENIIFCKNVKKIGIEVIKSFSVDNDFDFNSIKEYEPFVDYFLFDTKGKLPGGNGISFDWKVLENYSFEKPYFLSGGIGITEVDAVKDFLKTEASKKCIAIDVNSRFETKPGYKSKIKLKKFKKSLYEIEI, encoded by the coding sequence ATGAAAAACGTTAAACTAAAAATATGCGGCATGAAATATCCTGAAAACATTCAGGAAATTGCTGCTTTGAAACCTGATTATTTAGGGTTTATTTTTTGGGATCAATCTATACGAAAAATGGATTTTGAGACTTTACCTAAAATCCCTTTAAATATAAAAAAAGTAGGTGTTTTTGTCGATGAATCAATTCATGAAATTTTCTCAAAAATAAACCAGTTTAAACTTGATGCAGTTCAACTTCATGGAAATGAAAATATTATATTTTGTAAAAATGTAAAAAAAATTGGTATTGAAGTTATTAAATCTTTTTCAGTTGATAATGATTTCGACTTCAATTCAATTAAAGAATACGAACCTTTTGTTGATTACTTTCTTTTTGATACCAAAGGAAAATTACCTGGAGGAAACGGAATTTCTTTCGATTGGAAAGTCTTAGAAAATTACTCTTTTGAAAAGCCTTACTTTTTGAGTGGTGGAATTGGAATAACTGAAGTTGATGCAGTAAAAGACTTTTTAAAAACAGAAGCTTCAAAAAAATGTATTGCAATTGATGTAAACAGTCGATTTGAAACTAAACCAGGATATAAAAGTAAAATTAAACTCAAAAAATTTAAAAAATCACTTTATGAAATTGAAATATAA
- a CDS encoding anthranilate synthase component I family protein produces the protein MKTYKLNTKFKQILADTITPVSVYLKIRDKFPNSILLESSDYHGNENSFSYICFNPIASIKVENNKIETNFPDGFSEIIPIDKNVNVANEIELFSKQFITDENNFKFINQGLFGYIAYDAIQHFEKIEIDQKSSENKIPEIYYAVYQNIIAINHFKNEAYIFCHSYENQNNIAEIQQLLQAKNFASFNFTKKGEVVSNLTDADFNNYVTLAKKHCQRGDVFQLVLSRRFSQNFKGDEFNVYRALRSINPSPYLFYFDYGNFKIFGSSPEAQLVIKDNHAEIHPIAGTFKRTGNDEDDAILAKKLNEDKKENSEHVMLVDLARNDLSRSCNEVKVEKYKEVQFFSHVIHLVSKVTGKLKPNHPFMELVAKTFPAGTLSGAPKHKAMQLIESIEKTNRSFYGGAIGFMDFEGNFNHAIMIRSFLSKNHTLHFQAGAGIVADSSEENETQEVYNKLGALQKALDLAENI, from the coding sequence ATGAAAACCTATAAATTAAATACAAAATTCAAACAAATTCTAGCAGATACAATTACTCCTGTTAGTGTATATTTGAAAATACGCGATAAATTTCCAAACAGCATTTTATTAGAAAGTTCAGATTATCATGGAAATGAAAATAGCTTTTCTTACATCTGTTTCAATCCAATTGCTTCTATAAAAGTAGAAAATAATAAAATTGAAACTAATTTTCCTGATGGATTTTCTGAAATAATTCCAATAGATAAAAATGTTAATGTCGCGAATGAAATTGAACTGTTTTCAAAACAATTCATTACTGATGAAAATAATTTTAAATTCATCAATCAAGGTCTTTTTGGTTATATAGCTTATGATGCAATTCAACATTTTGAAAAAATAGAAATTGATCAAAAGTCATCTGAAAATAAAATTCCTGAAATTTATTATGCAGTTTATCAAAATATAATTGCGATAAACCATTTCAAAAATGAAGCTTATATTTTTTGTCATTCGTATGAAAACCAAAACAACATAGCTGAAATCCAACAATTATTACAAGCAAAGAACTTTGCTTCTTTTAACTTTACGAAAAAGGGTGAAGTAGTTTCAAACTTAACAGATGCTGATTTTAATAATTATGTGACTTTAGCAAAAAAACACTGCCAACGTGGAGATGTATTCCAATTGGTTTTATCTAGACGTTTTTCACAAAATTTTAAAGGTGATGAGTTTAATGTGTATCGTGCTTTAAGAAGTATAAATCCTTCTCCTTACCTGTTCTATTTTGATTATGGAAATTTCAAAATATTTGGGTCTTCGCCCGAAGCGCAACTGGTTATTAAAGATAATCATGCCGAAATTCACCCAATCGCTGGAACTTTTAAACGAACAGGAAATGATGAAGATGACGCTATTTTAGCTAAGAAATTAAACGAAGATAAAAAAGAAAACAGCGAACACGTTATGTTGGTCGATTTAGCCAGAAACGATTTAAGCAGAAGTTGTAACGAAGTGAAAGTCGAAAAATATAAAGAAGTCCAGTTTTTCTCTCACGTAATTCATTTAGTTTCTAAAGTAACCGGAAAATTAAAACCTAATCATCCTTTTATGGAATTGGTTGCTAAAACGTTTCCAGCTGGAACTTTATCTGGTGCTCCAAAACACAAAGCCATGCAATTAATCGAATCAATCGAAAAAACAAATCGTAGTTTTTATGGTGGAGCGATTGGATTTATGGATTTTGAAGGTAATTTCAATCACGCAATTATGATTAGAAGCTTTTTAAGTAAAAATCATACCTTACACTTTCAAGCTGGTGCTGGAATTGTAGCTGATTCATCAGAAGAAAACGAAACACAAGAAGTTTATAATAAATTAGGAGCTTTGCAAAAAGCCTTGGATTTAGCAGAAAATATTTAA
- the trpD gene encoding anthranilate phosphoribosyltransferase — MKTILNRLINHEILSKAEAKEVLVNISEGNYNPSQISAFLTVYMMRSITIEELSGFREALLELCIPVDFSAYNTIDLCGTGGDGKDTFNISTLASFIVAGAGIKVAKHGNYGVSSISGSSNVMEKMGVKFTNNIDFLTKSIEETNIAILHAPLFHPAMKNVGPIRKELGVKTFFNMLGPMVNPSFPKNQMVGVFSLELARMYAYLYQNTSTNYSILHGLSGFDEVSLTDDVKIISNHSEQILKPVDFNFQPIKLESIKGGTTIDEAAKIFHNVISGKGSVEQNNVVCANAAVAIQTIEKSNYEDALAKAQESLISGKAFGKLSQLIAISQ; from the coding sequence ATGAAAACCATATTAAATAGATTAATCAATCACGAAATACTTTCTAAAGCAGAAGCCAAAGAGGTATTAGTCAACATATCAGAAGGAAATTACAATCCAAGTCAAATATCAGCATTCTTAACTGTTTACATGATGCGAAGCATTACCATCGAAGAACTTTCGGGTTTTCGTGAAGCTTTGTTGGAATTGTGTATTCCGGTAGATTTCTCTGCATACAACACTATTGATTTATGCGGAACAGGTGGTGATGGAAAAGATACTTTCAACATCTCCACTTTAGCTTCATTCATAGTTGCTGGAGCAGGAATAAAAGTCGCAAAACATGGAAATTACGGAGTTTCCTCTATTTCGGGTTCCAGTAATGTAATGGAAAAAATGGGCGTTAAATTCACAAATAACATTGACTTTTTAACCAAATCTATCGAAGAAACGAACATCGCAATTCTTCATGCCCCTTTATTTCACCCAGCTATGAAAAATGTTGGACCAATTCGAAAAGAATTAGGAGTTAAAACCTTTTTTAACATGTTAGGTCCAATGGTAAATCCATCGTTTCCAAAGAATCAAATGGTCGGTGTTTTTAGCTTAGAGTTAGCTCGAATGTATGCTTATTTATACCAAAACACTTCAACTAATTATAGCATTTTACATGGATTAAGTGGTTTTGACGAAGTTTCCTTAACGGATGATGTAAAGATAATTTCAAACCATTCAGAGCAAATTTTAAAACCTGTAGATTTTAACTTTCAACCTATAAAATTAGAAAGTATAAAAGGTGGAACTACAATTGATGAAGCAGCCAAAATTTTCCATAATGTAATTTCAGGAAAAGGTTCTGTAGAACAAAACAATGTGGTTTGTGCCAATGCTGCTGTAGCGATACAGACTATAGAAAAATCAAATTATGAAGATGCTTTAGCCAAAGCACAAGAGAGTCTAATAAGTGGGAAAGCATTTGGAAAATTAAGCCAATTAATCGCAATAAGTCAATAA